In Actinoplanes sp. NBC_00393, a single genomic region encodes these proteins:
- a CDS encoding ABC transporter ATP-binding protein, producing the protein MTVEVKELVGGYLPGVNILNGCDLTAAKGELVGIIGPNGAGKSTLLKAIFGMVQIRGGQILLDGDDVTGLRADKLVARGVGFVPQTNNVFTDLTIKENLEIGIFQRPKEFAVRLEAVCFLFPDLKDRLKQKAGSLSGGQRQTLAMGRALMTDPSVLLLDEPSAGLSPQRQDEVFLHAHRIKKSGVAVIMVEQNARRCLQICDRAYVLDQGRNAHTGTGEELMHDPKVIELYLGTLAD; encoded by the coding sequence GTGACCGTCGAAGTGAAGGAGCTGGTCGGCGGTTACCTGCCCGGCGTCAACATCCTCAACGGGTGCGACCTGACCGCCGCCAAGGGCGAACTGGTCGGCATCATCGGGCCCAACGGCGCGGGCAAGTCCACCCTGCTCAAAGCCATCTTCGGGATGGTGCAGATCCGGGGCGGGCAGATCCTGCTGGACGGCGACGACGTCACCGGGCTGCGCGCCGACAAACTGGTCGCCCGCGGCGTCGGGTTCGTACCGCAGACCAACAACGTCTTCACCGACCTGACCATCAAGGAGAACCTGGAGATCGGGATCTTCCAGCGGCCCAAGGAGTTCGCGGTCCGGCTCGAAGCGGTCTGCTTCCTCTTCCCCGACCTCAAGGACCGGCTCAAGCAGAAGGCCGGCTCGCTCTCCGGAGGGCAGCGGCAGACGCTCGCCATGGGCCGGGCGCTGATGACGGACCCGTCGGTGCTGCTGCTCGACGAGCCGTCCGCCGGGCTGTCCCCGCAGCGGCAGGACGAGGTGTTCCTGCACGCCCACCGGATCAAGAAGTCCGGCGTCGCGGTGATCATGGTGGAGCAGAATGCGCGCCGGTGCCTGCAGATCTGCGACCGCGCGTACGTCCTCGACCAGGGTCGCAACGCACACACCGGAACCGGCGAAGAACTCATGCACGACCCGAAAGTGATCGAGCTGTATCTCGGCACGCTCGCCGACTGA
- the pruA gene encoding L-glutamate gamma-semialdehyde dehydrogenase — protein sequence MDAVAQVPAPVNEPVRGYAPGTPERASLEKKLAELAGAPTELTMNIGGVRRMGGGDVTRVVEPHHHANVLGVTGNATHADAQAAISSFSKDWRDLPFEARAAVFLKAADLAAGPWRDTLNAATMLGQSKTAQQAEIDAACELVDFLRFNVHFARQILAEQPISSPGVWNRLDHRPLEGFVYAITPFNFTAIAGNLPSAPALMGNTVLWKPSVTQQFAAHQTMALFEAAGLPAGVINMVTGDGLAVSDVALTHPDLAGIHFTGSTGTFQHLWRTVGENIASYRTYPRLVGETGGKDFVLAHPSAEVEPLVTALVRGAFEYQGQKCSAASRAYIPRSLWESGVRDRLVAVTESLTYGDVTDLANFGGAVIDARAYARHAAALSRANAAPACTILAGGTCDDSIGYFVRPTVIECTDPTDEVFTTEYFGPILAVYVYDDLESVLDLVDTASPYALTGAIFAQDRGVLESLGHRLRFTAGNLYYNDKPTGAVVGQQPFGGGRASGTNDKAGSWHNLVRWTSPRTIKETFVPPVDHTYPHMG from the coding sequence ATGGACGCCGTCGCACAGGTGCCGGCCCCCGTCAACGAGCCGGTCCGCGGCTACGCGCCGGGCACACCGGAGCGTGCCTCGCTGGAGAAGAAGCTGGCCGAACTCGCGGGCGCCCCCACCGAGCTGACCATGAACATCGGCGGCGTACGGCGGATGGGCGGCGGCGACGTGACCCGCGTGGTCGAGCCGCACCACCATGCCAACGTTCTCGGCGTCACCGGCAACGCGACCCACGCCGACGCGCAGGCCGCCATCTCCTCCTTCTCCAAGGACTGGCGTGACCTGCCGTTCGAGGCGCGCGCCGCGGTCTTCCTGAAAGCCGCCGACCTGGCCGCCGGCCCGTGGCGGGACACCCTGAACGCGGCCACCATGCTCGGACAGTCCAAGACCGCGCAGCAGGCCGAGATCGACGCGGCCTGCGAACTCGTCGACTTCCTCCGCTTCAACGTGCACTTCGCCCGGCAGATCCTCGCCGAACAGCCGATCTCCTCACCCGGCGTCTGGAACCGGCTCGACCACCGGCCGCTCGAAGGCTTCGTCTACGCGATCACGCCGTTCAACTTCACCGCCATCGCCGGCAACCTGCCGTCGGCGCCGGCCCTGATGGGCAACACGGTGCTCTGGAAGCCGTCGGTCACCCAGCAGTTCGCGGCCCACCAGACGATGGCGCTCTTCGAAGCGGCCGGACTGCCGGCCGGCGTGATCAACATGGTGACGGGTGACGGGCTGGCCGTCTCGGACGTGGCGCTCACCCACCCCGATCTGGCCGGCATCCACTTCACCGGGTCGACCGGCACGTTCCAGCACCTGTGGAGGACGGTCGGCGAGAACATCGCCTCGTACCGCACCTATCCGCGGCTCGTGGGCGAGACCGGTGGCAAGGACTTCGTGCTGGCGCACCCGTCGGCTGAGGTCGAGCCGCTGGTCACCGCCCTGGTCCGGGGGGCGTTCGAATATCAGGGGCAGAAATGTTCGGCGGCGTCCCGGGCGTACATCCCTCGCTCGCTGTGGGAATCGGGCGTGCGCGACCGCCTGGTCGCGGTGACCGAATCGCTCACCTACGGTGACGTCACCGACCTGGCCAACTTCGGTGGCGCGGTGATCGACGCCCGGGCCTACGCCCGGCACGCCGCGGCGCTGTCGCGCGCGAATGCGGCACCGGCATGCACGATCCTTGCGGGCGGCACGTGCGACGACAGCATCGGTTATTTCGTACGCCCAACCGTCATCGAATGCACCGACCCCACCGACGAGGTCTTCACCACCGAATACTTCGGCCCGATCCTCGCCGTGTACGTCTACGACGACCTCGAATCGGTCCTCGACCTGGTGGACACAGCCAGCCCGTACGCGCTCACCGGCGCGATCTTCGCCCAGGACCGCGGCGTGCTGGAAAGCCTCGGCCACCGGCTCCGCTTCACCGCCGGAAACCTCTACTACAACGACAAGCCGACCGGCGCCGTGGTCGGCCAGCAGCCCTTCGGCGGCGGCCGCGCCTCCGGCACCAACGACAAGGCCGGCTCGTGGCACAACCTGGTCCGCTGGACCTCCCCGCGAACCATCAAGGAAACCTTCGTGCCGCCGGTCGACCACACCTACCCGCACATGGGCTGA
- a CDS encoding ABC transporter ATP-binding protein has protein sequence MPSENPILVADKVHRHFAGVTAVDVEHLEIPRGKITALIGPNGAGKTTFFNLLTGFDKPQTGSWTFDGVKVSGLAPWRVARLGMVRTFQLTKVLGRLTVLENMLLGSKHQPGEKLRAALLPFTWRSAERAHVEKAMEILARFKLDAKAQDYAASLSGGQRKLLEMARAIMYEPTLVMLDEPMAGVNPALTQSLLHHIKDLKEQGMTVLFVEHDMHMVRFVADWVVVMAEGKIIAEGEPAEVLGSTAVVDAYLGAHHDTDLRELIKELDS, from the coding sequence ATGCCAAGTGAGAACCCCATCCTGGTGGCGGACAAGGTGCACCGGCACTTCGCGGGCGTGACCGCGGTCGACGTCGAGCATCTGGAGATCCCGCGCGGCAAGATCACCGCGCTGATCGGGCCCAACGGCGCCGGCAAGACGACGTTCTTCAACCTGCTCACCGGTTTCGACAAGCCGCAGACCGGCAGCTGGACGTTCGACGGCGTCAAGGTCAGTGGGCTGGCGCCGTGGCGGGTCGCCCGGCTCGGCATGGTTCGCACGTTCCAGCTGACCAAGGTTCTCGGCCGGCTCACCGTGCTGGAGAACATGCTGCTCGGCTCGAAGCACCAGCCCGGGGAGAAGCTGCGTGCGGCCCTCCTTCCCTTCACCTGGCGCTCTGCTGAGCGCGCCCACGTCGAGAAGGCCATGGAGATCCTGGCCCGCTTCAAGCTCGACGCGAAGGCCCAGGACTACGCGGCCAGCCTCTCCGGCGGCCAGCGCAAGCTGCTGGAGATGGCCCGGGCGATCATGTACGAGCCGACGCTGGTGATGCTCGACGAGCCGATGGCCGGGGTGAACCCCGCGCTCACCCAGTCGCTGTTGCACCACATCAAGGACCTCAAGGAACAGGGCATGACCGTGCTCTTCGTCGAGCACGACATGCACATGGTCCGGTTCGTGGCCGACTGGGTCGTGGTGATGGCCGAAGGAAAGATCATCGCTGAGGGCGAGCCGGCTGAGGTCCTCGGCTCGACGGCCGTCGTCGACGCCTACCTCGGCGCCCACCACGACACCGACCTGCGCGAACTCATCAAGGAGCTGGACTCGTGA